A region of Thermorudis peleae DNA encodes the following proteins:
- a CDS encoding polysaccharide biosynthesis tyrosine autokinase: protein MRPEEYVAILWRRWWVLVLAMLAAAAVAFGYSRFQPPTYQVSVRIIAQAQPPDYWLDLYAKNQLGVFQDMIRNGDFVRQALQRAGLSVDPGYALSTLALARDQNSNTVQLVVTDTDPQRAAAIANAVADAFVAQMQNQMQQVLAQFRDPQTGKPPGTLLVSKLDTATPPSIPTGPRVKLNTAAGGVLGLALGVLLAFALEYIDDTLYTEADVQRALGLDSIARLNGVRRGRREEYRMASSALVVVTQPRSAEAEAYRALALSLRFRGRQQPVRRLLLVSPGDSSATAVVAANVGLARALAGERVVLIDTDLRGGHLHHLFDLPPTPGLAEWLKCRDQREPAPHATSYERLAVLPAGQLGEGTSPADLLAAAPLDHLMTTLESQADALILTAAPLPTYGDALALASLVDGALLLVEGGRTRRTAAQEAKAALERAGATVLGVVFTRR from the coding sequence ATGCGTCCGGAAGAGTACGTCGCCATCCTCTGGCGACGCTGGTGGGTGCTGGTACTGGCGATGCTGGCGGCGGCAGCCGTTGCCTTCGGCTACAGCCGGTTCCAGCCCCCCACGTACCAGGTCAGCGTCCGCATTATCGCCCAAGCCCAACCGCCCGATTACTGGCTTGATCTCTATGCCAAAAACCAGCTCGGCGTCTTTCAGGATATGATCCGCAACGGTGATTTTGTCCGCCAGGCATTGCAGCGAGCTGGCCTGTCAGTTGATCCAGGCTATGCCCTGAGCACGCTTGCACTGGCGCGCGACCAGAATAGCAACACAGTTCAGCTGGTCGTGACTGATACTGATCCGCAACGCGCCGCGGCCATCGCTAACGCTGTTGCAGATGCCTTTGTGGCGCAGATGCAAAATCAAATGCAGCAAGTGCTGGCCCAGTTCCGCGATCCACAGACCGGGAAGCCACCCGGCACGCTGCTGGTAAGCAAGCTAGACACCGCAACGCCGCCCAGTATTCCGACTGGCCCTCGCGTGAAGCTCAATACTGCGGCTGGCGGCGTGCTCGGGTTGGCATTGGGGGTGTTATTGGCTTTTGCCCTTGAATACATCGACGACACGCTCTATACCGAAGCCGATGTGCAGCGAGCACTCGGCCTGGATTCGATAGCCCGACTCAATGGGGTGCGGCGAGGGAGACGTGAGGAGTACAGGATGGCATCATCAGCGCTTGTCGTTGTCACACAGCCACGTTCGGCTGAGGCAGAGGCCTATCGCGCATTGGCGTTGAGCTTGCGGTTTCGCGGACGACAGCAGCCAGTGCGGCGACTGCTACTCGTTAGCCCTGGTGACAGCAGTGCAACTGCGGTGGTCGCGGCCAATGTCGGGCTAGCGCGCGCGCTTGCTGGCGAGCGGGTTGTGCTTATCGATACTGACTTACGCGGTGGTCACCTGCATCATCTCTTTGATCTGCCGCCGACCCCTGGTTTGGCTGAGTGGCTCAAGTGCCGTGACCAACGGGAGCCTGCACCACATGCCACTAGCTACGAGCGCCTGGCCGTGCTGCCAGCCGGCCAACTCGGCGAAGGCACGAGCCCAGCTGATCTCCTCGCTGCGGCCCCACTTGACCATCTGATGACGACACTTGAGTCTCAGGCCGACGCACTGATTCTAACAGCGGCGCCACTACCGACATACGGCGACGCACTGGCGCTCGCATCATTGGTCGATGGAGCCTTGCTCCTCGTCGAAGGGGGACGCACGCGTCGAACCGCCGCACAAGAAGCGAAAGCCGCGCTCGAACGGGCCGGCGCAACCGTACTCGGCGTCGTCTTTACCCGTCGCTAG
- a CDS encoding DUF4388 domain-containing protein yields the protein MPFYGDLDDFPLHLIIQGLSHTAKSGRLTLGTAADEITLVFDRGRVAAVLASDGRLRLGRMLVEKGYISEEVLEQALALQSVSHEPARLGELLVLLGHATPQQIKEALAALLEESLFRILVHPGGSFAFIPELPEAIPDQTVLDGTPLEPLVLNAIRRADEWLAARGRAELIELVETLPDPAVLDQLRPNERTVLLALINGATTLHDLLAETGQSLNGLDRTIAQLVALGLVQVREAQPADPRASDG from the coding sequence ATGCCATTCTATGGCGACCTTGACGACTTTCCGCTCCATCTCATTATTCAGGGGCTGAGCCACACGGCAAAGTCAGGCCGCCTGACGCTTGGCACTGCAGCCGATGAGATTACGCTCGTCTTCGATCGCGGACGGGTAGCGGCAGTCCTGGCGAGTGATGGGCGCCTTCGCCTGGGGCGTATGCTCGTTGAAAAGGGCTATATCTCAGAAGAAGTGTTAGAGCAGGCTCTGGCCCTGCAGAGCGTGAGCCATGAGCCCGCCCGGCTTGGTGAATTGCTCGTCCTCCTTGGGCACGCAACTCCACAACAGATTAAGGAGGCACTCGCTGCGCTCCTGGAAGAATCGCTCTTCCGCATTCTCGTCCACCCGGGTGGCTCGTTCGCGTTTATTCCGGAGCTCCCCGAGGCTATCCCGGATCAAACCGTGCTCGATGGTACGCCCCTCGAGCCGCTCGTCCTTAACGCAATCCGTCGGGCTGATGAGTGGCTTGCAGCGCGCGGACGAGCCGAGCTGATCGAACTGGTTGAGACCTTGCCGGATCCGGCGGTGCTCGATCAGCTGCGCCCGAACGAGCGCACCGTGCTACTCGCATTGATCAACGGAGCCACCACGCTCCATGACTTGCTTGCTGAGACGGGGCAGTCGCTCAACGGGCTTGACCGTACCATCGCGCAACTCGTTGCATTAGGCCTGGTGCAAGTACGCGAAGCCCAGCCAGCGGATCCACGCGCTAGCGACGGGTAA
- a CDS encoding BON domain-containing protein translates to MAARVLDDEAIQKAVMEELEWDPEVEVTDVGVAVDQGVVTLTGTVDSFLKKWAAERAALRVEGVRAVVNHIEVVPRGLGIRTDEDIARAVVTALEENPSVPADKIKVRVEEGRVTLEGEVDWHYQRREAEESARRVSGVKSVINLITVKQPTVAPDTIKRQIEQAFVRHAELDAKSIQVRVEEGGHVVLTGTVRSWAERKEAEEAAWRAPGVTKVTNLIRVQVP, encoded by the coding sequence ATGGCTGCACGAGTACTTGACGATGAAGCAATTCAGAAGGCGGTCATGGAGGAACTCGAGTGGGATCCAGAGGTCGAGGTGACCGATGTTGGGGTCGCCGTCGACCAGGGAGTAGTGACATTAACCGGTACCGTTGACAGCTTCCTCAAGAAGTGGGCAGCGGAGCGCGCCGCGCTGCGAGTTGAAGGTGTCCGTGCCGTCGTCAACCATATCGAAGTCGTGCCGCGCGGGTTGGGTATTCGCACAGATGAGGATATCGCGCGGGCGGTGGTGACGGCGCTGGAGGAGAACCCGTCGGTACCAGCCGACAAGATTAAGGTTCGCGTCGAAGAAGGCCGTGTGACACTGGAAGGCGAAGTCGACTGGCACTACCAGCGGCGTGAGGCCGAGGAGTCGGCTCGCCGGGTGTCGGGTGTCAAGTCGGTTATCAACCTGATCACGGTCAAGCAGCCGACGGTCGCTCCAGACACGATCAAGCGCCAGATTGAGCAAGCCTTTGTTCGCCATGCTGAGCTGGATGCCAAAAGCATCCAGGTGCGGGTCGAAGAGGGCGGCCACGTCGTGCTGACCGGTACAGTGCGCTCATGGGCTGAGCGTAAGGAAGCCGAAGAGGCGGCCTGGCGCGCTCCAGGTGTGACGAAGGTCACCAACCTGATTCGCGTCCAGGTGCCGTAA
- a CDS encoding Hsp20/alpha crystallin family protein codes for MLERWNPLAELDRMVDEMNRLAEALTARPRSAVRLATRPATDVYETEDAVVIKLAAPGAKPEDLEVTIEQGTVTIRGRFGYSLSEDEAKKATWYRREIGAGQFAETITLPRPVDADKAEATVADGIVTLVFPKAETARVKRITIQSRAN; via the coding sequence ATGCTAGAGCGTTGGAATCCGCTTGCCGAGCTAGACCGGATGGTTGACGAGATGAACCGGTTGGCTGAGGCACTGACGGCCCGGCCGCGCTCAGCGGTGCGCCTGGCGACCAGGCCAGCAACTGACGTCTACGAGACCGAGGACGCTGTTGTTATCAAGCTGGCAGCGCCCGGCGCTAAGCCAGAAGATCTTGAGGTGACGATCGAACAAGGCACAGTGACCATCCGCGGTCGGTTTGGGTACAGCCTCAGCGAAGACGAAGCCAAGAAGGCGACATGGTATCGCCGGGAGATCGGCGCGGGCCAGTTCGCAGAGACCATTACCCTGCCACGGCCGGTCGATGCTGACAAGGCAGAGGCGACGGTCGCTGATGGGATTGTCACACTGGTCTTCCCGAAGGCCGAGACGGCGCGTGTCAAGCGGATTACCATCCAGTCTCGCGCAAACTAA
- a CDS encoding MFS transporter, producing MAQTKETVVLGLRANWAQFTLLVVVNAFVGSMVGVERAILPLLAEHDFGIASRAAALSFIASFGAVKALTNLFAGRLSDRIGRKPVLVAGWLAGLPVPLLIIAAPTWGWVVAANVLLGLNQGLAWSMTVTMKIDLVGPRWRGLAMGLNEAAGYGAVALAAFGASAIAAATAIRPWPFALALGCALAGLVLSVGFVHETQRYAAREASDMSLSHPDSAVASVGQLLVMSVRQPAFFAFCQAGLVNNLNDGMAWGLLPLYFAARGLGLETIGGLAALYPAVWGIGQLFTGALSDHVGRVGLIAGGMAVQALGIGLILLTHTVAGWAIAMVLLGIGTAMVYPTLLAAVSDVAHPLWRASAVGIYRLWRDAGYPIGVLLTGIVADTFGARTGIAVVGLLTAASGLASLLGSRSSHH from the coding sequence ATGGCGCAGACGAAGGAGACGGTGGTCCTCGGGCTCCGGGCAAATTGGGCTCAGTTTACCTTGCTGGTCGTGGTCAATGCCTTTGTCGGCAGCATGGTCGGCGTCGAGCGCGCTATCCTGCCACTCCTGGCTGAGCACGATTTCGGCATTGCCTCGCGGGCCGCAGCGTTATCCTTCATTGCAAGTTTTGGTGCAGTCAAAGCGCTCACCAACCTCTTTGCTGGCCGCCTGAGTGACCGAATCGGGCGCAAGCCGGTGCTCGTCGCTGGTTGGCTTGCCGGACTGCCGGTGCCACTGCTCATTATCGCCGCGCCGACGTGGGGATGGGTCGTTGCCGCCAACGTGCTACTCGGACTCAACCAGGGGCTCGCATGGTCGATGACGGTGACGATGAAGATCGACCTTGTCGGTCCGCGCTGGCGTGGGCTGGCTATGGGACTCAATGAAGCGGCTGGCTACGGAGCTGTCGCGCTCGCAGCCTTCGGTGCCAGTGCGATCGCTGCAGCCACCGCGATCCGTCCGTGGCCGTTCGCCCTCGCGCTTGGCTGTGCCCTTGCAGGGCTGGTGCTCTCGGTTGGCTTCGTGCACGAGACGCAGCGCTACGCAGCGCGCGAGGCAAGCGACATGTCGCTGTCCCACCCCGATAGTGCTGTAGCGAGCGTTGGGCAGCTCCTGGTCATGAGCGTACGGCAACCAGCGTTCTTCGCCTTCTGTCAGGCTGGCCTCGTGAATAACCTGAATGACGGCATGGCATGGGGGTTACTGCCACTCTACTTCGCAGCCCGCGGACTTGGGCTGGAGACGATCGGTGGACTCGCCGCCCTTTACCCTGCTGTGTGGGGCATCGGGCAGCTGTTCACAGGCGCACTGTCCGACCACGTTGGCCGGGTTGGCTTGATTGCCGGAGGGATGGCTGTGCAGGCACTCGGCATTGGTCTCATCCTGCTCACCCATACTGTTGCCGGTTGGGCCATCGCGATGGTCCTGCTTGGCATCGGTACAGCGATGGTTTATCCAACCCTGCTGGCAGCGGTCTCTGACGTCGCCCACCCGCTCTGGCGTGCTTCCGCGGTTGGCATCTACCGGCTCTGGCGGGACGCTGGCTACCCGATCGGTGTGCTCTTGACGGGCATCGTAGCCGATACATTCGGGGCGCGGACGGGGATTGCCGTCGTTGGCCTGCTCACGGCTGCTTCGGGTCTTGCCTCCCTGCTCGGGAGTCGCTCTTCCCATCATTGA
- a CDS encoding MBL fold metallo-hydrolase — translation MRVETLRSLLEQGHPITILDVRPEPERQDWAIPNSLFFPGLYEAVNQGNEQALDAVALPTDQLIVVVCGAGKTSQHVAALLRARGYQAESLEGGMRAWSFAWNVARTVLADGTVLYQVRRVGKGCLSYLLVAGGKALIIDPAIDAAVFAQLAAAEGAQIIGVAETHLHADHLSRAPQLVTRFGVPRYLGVSTRAHFPVIPLDDGATITIGPTTLRVLATPGHTWESISFWHPAGAVFTGDTLFLEGIGRVDLEAHSDEALHRAQALVRSLQRLQALPAETLVFPGHTAQPPRFDGQPLCASLGTLREHLPLLQVEPSALVDHLLAHQPEPPAHFAEIVALNLAGAAIDDPEQLATLEAGANRCAVR, via the coding sequence ATGCGTGTCGAGACATTGCGGTCTCTCCTTGAACAAGGTCACCCGATAACCATCCTCGACGTCCGCCCGGAACCGGAGCGACAGGACTGGGCAATTCCCAATAGCCTCTTTTTCCCCGGGCTGTACGAAGCAGTCAACCAGGGCAATGAGCAGGCACTTGATGCCGTCGCTCTACCCACTGACCAATTGATCGTAGTCGTCTGTGGTGCTGGCAAGACGAGCCAACACGTGGCAGCGTTGCTTCGCGCACGGGGCTACCAAGCAGAGTCCCTTGAAGGAGGCATGCGAGCGTGGAGCTTTGCCTGGAACGTGGCACGAACAGTGCTTGCCGACGGTACGGTGCTCTATCAAGTGCGCCGGGTTGGCAAGGGATGTCTCTCGTACCTCCTTGTGGCTGGCGGAAAGGCTTTGATTATCGATCCAGCGATCGATGCCGCGGTGTTCGCTCAGCTTGCTGCTGCTGAGGGTGCCCAGATCATCGGCGTTGCAGAGACCCACCTGCACGCAGATCACCTCTCGCGTGCGCCACAGCTTGTCACTCGATTTGGCGTTCCCCGCTACCTCGGTGTGTCAACGCGGGCACACTTCCCTGTCATCCCACTTGACGACGGCGCGACCATAACCATTGGGCCGACAACACTAAGAGTCCTTGCTACCCCAGGGCATACCTGGGAAAGCATTTCCTTTTGGCATCCGGCTGGCGCTGTGTTTACCGGCGATACGCTCTTTCTTGAAGGTATTGGCCGTGTCGACCTTGAGGCGCACAGCGACGAAGCGCTCCACCGTGCACAGGCGCTGGTGCGCTCGCTCCAGCGGTTGCAGGCGCTCCCAGCGGAAACTCTCGTCTTTCCTGGGCATACAGCGCAGCCACCTCGCTTTGATGGCCAACCGCTTTGCGCGAGCCTCGGGACACTCCGAGAGCACCTCCCACTGCTCCAGGTCGAGCCATCAGCTCTTGTTGACCACCTGCTTGCTCATCAACCCGAACCGCCAGCCCATTTCGCTGAGATCGTCGCGCTCAACTTGGCTGGCGCCGCGATCGACGATCCCGAGCAACTGGCAACGCTTGAAGCTGGCGCAAACCGCTGTGCCGTGCGCTAG
- a CDS encoding ArsR/SmtB family transcription factor, with product MVTHRAFKVALYSELARIGQALAHPLRIELLDLLAQAERSVEDLAAELALPVANVSQHLQALRRARIVISRRAGTRVFYRLAGDDIARLLLTLREVGENHLAEVDAVLTQHVGQRERAPFPTDTLSDAVRAGQIVLLDVRPANEFAAGHLPGARSLPLAHLASHLAELPRDRPIVVYCRGRFCTFADEAVAILRQHGFTAWRIDDSPADWRARGWPVEVAVMESPRP from the coding sequence GTGGTTACTCACCGTGCTTTCAAGGTTGCGCTCTATAGCGAACTTGCACGCATCGGCCAGGCACTCGCCCACCCGCTCCGGATCGAACTGCTCGATCTGCTCGCACAAGCCGAGCGGAGTGTCGAGGATCTCGCTGCCGAACTTGCCCTGCCCGTTGCCAACGTTTCCCAGCACTTGCAAGCCCTGCGGCGTGCCAGGATTGTCATCAGTCGGCGTGCCGGTACCCGTGTCTTCTATCGACTCGCTGGCGATGACATTGCCCGACTCCTCCTGACGTTGCGTGAAGTCGGTGAAAACCACCTTGCAGAAGTCGATGCCGTGCTCACCCAGCATGTTGGCCAGCGAGAGCGTGCGCCGTTTCCCACCGATACTCTTTCCGACGCCGTCCGTGCTGGCCAGATCGTGCTGCTCGACGTGCGGCCAGCAAACGAGTTTGCTGCGGGACACCTGCCGGGCGCACGCTCCCTGCCGCTTGCGCATCTCGCTAGCCATCTTGCTGAACTCCCCCGTGACCGCCCAATCGTCGTCTATTGCCGCGGACGATTCTGCACGTTTGCTGACGAGGCTGTCGCAATACTCCGTCAGCACGGCTTCACCGCATGGCGTATTGATGACAGCCCGGCTGACTGGCGAGCCCGTGGTTGGCCGGTTGAGGTCGCGGTGATGGAATCACCGAGGCCGTAA
- a CDS encoding iron chaperone — MSERRKRTRSAEADSEGFTPEERAAMRERARELRAERRNAQVDGEIAVRAKIAEMPEPDRTLAERIHALVTATAPELTPRLWYGMPAYAKDGKVLCFFQGASKFNARYATLGFTDAATLDEGTMWPTAYAVTALTPEVEAMIVALVRKATRSSPEAISEEAGNVTR; from the coding sequence ATGAGCGAACGACGCAAGCGTACGAGGTCGGCTGAGGCTGACAGCGAAGGCTTTACCCCTGAAGAGCGTGCCGCGATGCGGGAGCGTGCACGCGAGCTACGGGCTGAACGGCGGAATGCTCAGGTCGATGGAGAGATAGCCGTGCGTGCGAAGATCGCCGAGATGCCGGAACCCGACCGTACGCTCGCCGAGCGGATCCACGCTCTTGTTACCGCAACGGCTCCTGAGCTGACACCGCGCCTATGGTATGGCATGCCCGCCTACGCCAAGGATGGGAAAGTCCTCTGCTTCTTTCAGGGCGCTTCAAAGTTCAATGCACGCTATGCGACGCTGGGGTTTACGGACGCAGCAACGCTTGACGAGGGCACGATGTGGCCCACGGCCTACGCTGTGACAGCCTTGACGCCTGAGGTCGAGGCTATGATCGTTGCTCTTGTGCGCAAGGCCACGCGCTCCTCACCAGAGGCCATCTCCGAAGAGGCCGGTAACGTCACGCGCTAG
- a CDS encoding YifB family Mg chelatase-like AAA ATPase codes for MLARVLSCAVVGLEGVLVEVEVDVGSGVPHLAVVGLPDTAVQEARERVRSAIRNSGAKFPLGRVTVNLAPADIRKAGPAYDLPIALGILLASGQLEADLSQTVVLGELSLDGTVRHTTGILPMVGVAHAHGIRRAIVPAVDAAEAALVDGVEVIPVNSLAELVAHLTGEQPIAPFAPPALSEEDTIVDPGIDFADIKGQEHVKRGLELAAAGAHNLLAVGPPGAGKTLLARALPTILPPLGREEALEVARIYSVAGLLPPGKPLVRNRPFRAPHHTVSYAGMIGGGAWPRPGEVTLAHRGVLFLDELPEFSGRVLEVLRQPLEDRVVTISRASGALTFPANFILVAAMNPCPCGYAGDPHHPCTCSPAEIARYQKRISGPLLDRIDLFLHVPRVEYEKLADRRRGEPSAAVRERVIAARRRQARRFGDSRKLNSDMTPAEVQIHCQLDDAGEQLLRTAVRQFGLSARAYHRVLKVARTIADLAGSERITSAFVAEALQYRPQDMS; via the coding sequence GTGCTTGCGCGCGTGCTCAGCTGTGCTGTGGTCGGGCTGGAAGGGGTACTTGTCGAGGTTGAAGTCGACGTTGGCTCGGGGGTTCCTCACCTTGCTGTCGTCGGGTTGCCGGATACCGCCGTCCAAGAAGCACGCGAACGTGTACGGTCAGCCATTCGCAACTCTGGCGCGAAGTTCCCGCTTGGGCGTGTTACGGTAAACCTTGCGCCAGCTGATATTCGGAAAGCCGGCCCGGCCTACGACCTGCCGATTGCGCTTGGGATCTTGCTTGCCTCAGGACAACTCGAGGCTGATCTGAGTCAGACTGTCGTCCTCGGCGAACTCTCCCTCGACGGTACCGTGCGCCACACGACCGGCATTCTGCCGATGGTTGGTGTTGCCCACGCCCACGGCATTCGGCGAGCGATTGTGCCGGCTGTCGATGCCGCCGAAGCGGCACTTGTCGACGGTGTCGAGGTGATCCCTGTCAATTCCTTAGCTGAACTCGTGGCCCACCTCACCGGTGAGCAGCCAATCGCGCCCTTCGCTCCGCCAGCATTGTCGGAAGAGGACACGATCGTTGACCCAGGGATTGATTTTGCTGACATCAAGGGGCAGGAACATGTCAAGCGCGGTCTCGAGCTCGCCGCAGCTGGAGCGCATAATTTGCTAGCTGTTGGGCCACCTGGTGCTGGCAAGACCCTCCTTGCCCGGGCTCTGCCGACGATTCTACCGCCGCTCGGACGCGAAGAAGCACTGGAGGTTGCGCGCATCTACTCGGTGGCCGGCTTGCTGCCGCCGGGAAAGCCGCTCGTCCGCAACCGGCCGTTTCGGGCCCCACATCACACGGTGAGCTACGCTGGCATGATCGGCGGTGGTGCATGGCCGCGTCCTGGCGAAGTCACGCTAGCACACCGTGGCGTGCTTTTCCTCGACGAGCTGCCCGAATTTAGCGGGCGTGTGCTTGAAGTGTTGCGGCAGCCGCTTGAAGACCGCGTTGTCACAATCTCGCGGGCAAGTGGAGCCTTGACCTTTCCAGCTAACTTCATATTGGTTGCTGCGATGAATCCCTGTCCGTGCGGCTATGCTGGCGATCCCCATCATCCCTGCACCTGTAGCCCAGCAGAGATCGCGCGCTATCAAAAACGCATCTCTGGTCCACTGCTCGACCGTATCGACCTCTTTCTGCACGTGCCCCGGGTTGAGTACGAGAAACTGGCCGACCGGCGACGCGGCGAACCGTCGGCTGCGGTGCGTGAGCGTGTCATCGCTGCGCGGCGTCGCCAAGCTCGCCGGTTTGGCGATTCGCGTAAGCTCAACAGCGACATGACGCCGGCGGAGGTCCAGATCCATTGCCAGCTCGATGACGCGGGGGAACAGTTGCTGCGGACGGCTGTCCGGCAGTTTGGCCTCTCT